The window GCTTTATATGTGCGCACAGCCTCTTTATTCCATTCACTGGTAAAAACGCACTGGCCACCGATGGTTTCGAAGCCCTTCCGTATACCTCCAATCCCAGCAAACAGGTCAATAAACCGGAAGGCATAGTCAGGGTGATGTGCAGGCGCTTCCGGAAGCATTTTTCGTAGAAGTTCCTCTTCGGCTAACGTCAGCGTCTTAGGTGAGCACTTACCATTAATCCAGCGATTAAGAGTCTCGCGACTCCACTCATTTTTACCAACTTTTCTAAGCAGTTCAGCCACGTACTTCTGGTCATAGATTTCCAGCACCTGCCCGAGCAGCTTTTTATCATTTTCCTGTCGCAGTTGTTCTTCCGCTTCTGCTTTCTCAAGCAGATCCTGCGCCAGTAATTCAAATTCAGACATATTGCCTCCATTGGGTCTTATGGGTGAAACTGTATCACTCATTTGACCCAGATTGAATGTTTTTATCTGGATATTTAAACAGGTTTATTGTTAGGTAACGCACGTTGGCCACGCTGGAGCGTCTTCTGGGCCTGCTGTCGGCCTTTGAGGTCGTGGTATGGATGACGGATGGCTGGCCGCTGTATGAACCCCGCCTGAAGGGAAAGCTGCACGTTATCAGCAAGCGTTACACTCAGCGCATTGAGCGACATAACCTGAATCTGAGACAACATCTGGCAAGGCTGGGACGGAAGTCACTGTCGTTCTCAAAATCGGTGGAGCTGCATGACAAGGTCATCGGGCATTATCTGAACATAAAACACTATCAGTAAGTTGGAGTCATTACCGGTTCTCTTTGTCTTTTAGTGATTCTATAAACCTCATTACGTCTGAATATAAAAATCTATTATTTGATTTATGTGGCTCATGAGGTTGTGGGATGGTCTTGTTTTTGAATGTGCCAGTTTTCTTAATGGCAAAGATTAACTCACCTTCTGTTATTCCTAACATTTCAGCAAATGTTTTTGCTTCTATAGTTACTGACTTCATTTAATTAACTCTCATGGTATCGATTTTCTTTACCGGCATCTTTAACAATGGTGCTCGTTTCTAGTGTTGCTGCGGTACGCTTCATCATCGTCTGCGGGGCGGTTGCGATAGTGAAGGAGCTGCCGGGCGTGAGCAAATCTATCAGGCGCTGGCCGCTGATAATCTCCATCCGTTCACTGGCAATACTGACAGATTTTGAACCTGCGCCGGTTTTCCCGGTATGGCAAAACAGACCGCGACAGTTATGACGTTTAAGCAACTTCTCGAACTCCTGTACGTGCTGTAAAGCAATATGGCCGCGATAGCGTTTAGCCTGAATAAGATAGCGATATTTTCCTATTATTACCTGGCCGTCAATGCCTCCATCGCCGGTATAGCGTTTGTTTCTGATGGTTCTGAAGCCATGCGCTTCAAATCCTTCCAGCAACAGTTCTTCAAACACAAAAGGATCAATTTTCCTCAGGTAGTTAATTTTTTGTGGGAAGCCCGGCAACGTCTTTATGCGCTCCAGCACCCGCCGCGCACTTTGCTGCTTCCTTTTGTGTCGCCTGTGCCGTACTGAACGCCGGAAGAATACAACGGCAAGCAGTGCGATGGCGCTGCAAGCCCATAGAATAAGGTTTTCTGTAGTGGGGAAGGGGATCATGGTCATAGTGGGCTTTCTGAGGGTAAAGAAAAGGGCGGTTAAACCGCCCTGGTGTTTAGCGACGGCTGTATACCTGCCACGAAGCGCTGCCTGACTGATTCTGGCAAATCCGCCCGTAAAGTACGGTGCCGGTCGAGTAGCGGGCGCCATTCAGATAGCAATAGCCGCTGGATTGCAGCAGTTCGTTGCGCAGCTTTTCTTCCTGCTTTGATAGCCGGGACTCCGCAGACTGCAAACGAACGGATAATTCGTTAATCTGGCGTTGCTGGTTATTCAGCTGGCTCTGCATCGCATTACCTTTATCCTGGCTGACGCAACCAGTTAAGAGAGCTGTACAGGCTAATGCACTTAATATTATTTTTTTCACGTTGGCTCCTTAAATTGAGATTATTCCTAGTTCGCCTATAAGCGAACTTTCCCGTATTTACTTATGATCTGGCTTATCATCGACTGGTTACTTCCACCTTCGCCATTATCCGGGCATTCATTAAGAAAAGCCTTCCTGGCATCCTTCGTGTGGTTGGGTAAAAAGCCGTGCTTGTTCTTTTTAACGATATTGAAGAAAGCAGCTTCAGCACTGTTACACTCGCTTCCGCCGCTATCGCCGGTGAGCTTGCCCGCCATGCACATAATAACTTTGCAGGGATCTTCAGCATGGCTGGCAGGAATATAAAGCAGACTACCAGCTGCTATCAGAGGTATTAAGAGTTTCTTCATTGTTTTGTCCTTAACAGTTTGTTCAGATATACACTCGCCAGAATGTTGATAACGGTAAGCAATATTAATAATAACGCTGCGTTATAAATAGATTTGTAACCTATATCGCCTGCAATATATTCGACAACAAAAACGAAAATCGTTAAAATTGTGTAAAACTTGATTAACTTTCCTGTAATTTTCTTAACAATATAAGCAACTGAATAAGAGCCGGATTTGATGATGCTGGCGAGTAACCTGATCGCATGGACACGAAATTTTCTAAAAATGGGCGGAATGGAAGATGCCTTTTTCTTCCTTCTGCTTTTTTGCCTTTCCGCAAAATCAATAAGTTCGCCCATTTTTATACCCTCCGGTTATATCTTCAGATCATCAAGTGATAAACCACTATCAAGCAGCTCTTTGAGCCATGTGGGTCGGCGGCCAGTCCCGGACCAGGTATTTTCTGCGTTCCTGGGGTCGCGGTATTTTGCTGGTCTATGTTCTCTGGGGTTGGCTACGCCCTGCATCTTCATGGCTTCCAGGCTAATGCCAGCGTCCAATTTTGCAGTTAGCCAGGCCGGGCGCTTCCCTATACCAGTCCACGTATTAAAAGGGTTATCCGGGTCACGATACACGGGTTCGCCTTTTGGTCGTTTTTCTGATTTCAGGGGAACCAGCATCACCTTCCTTCCTTCAGCGGTTTTCTTTTCGTTTCTTCTTGACACGATCTCATTAGCCCTTATCATAAACAAAAGTCGTCGAAATTACAATTACGCGGTGAAACATAAATGAGTAAACATCCAAAACTCCTGGTTCTCGCTCTGGCCTGCCTTGCTTGTGCTGGCCGTGCCAGTGCTGCGCCTGCCTCCGATGAAGTTGCCAGGCTTGCGCAGAGATGTGCGCCTGATGTTTCACCCTTAACGATGGCGTACATCGTCGGCCATGAGTCCTCAAATGGGCCGTACAGGATCAATATTAACGGTAGTATTCAGTTAAAACAGCAACCGCGTACTGAAGCTGAGGCCGTCAGCGTTGCGAAAGTTCTGCTGAAGGATAATAAAAGTTTTGATATGGGCCTTGCACAAATTAACTCAAATAATTTAGTGGGCCTGGGTCTTTCGGTTGACGATATTTTCAAACCCTGCATCAACCTGCGGGCGAGCCAGACCATCCTTAAAGCCTGTTATGATAGCGCCCTGAAATCCTACCCAGCCGGGCAGGTTGCGCTGAGACACGCGCTTTCCTGCTACAACACCGGCTCACTCACAAACGGGATTTCTAACGGGTATGTCACGAAAGTTATCAACGTGGCGCGTCAATCAACTGATTTGAAAATCCCTACGCTGCTACCTGACGGCCAGACCAGTGAGGACAGCACCGCGACTGAGCCTCAGCAGGCAAAAAGTACGGCGCCGCAGTATGACGGTGAACAAGATGTTTTTGGTTCGGGTGATGGCGATGCCTTCAGCCGAAATAATACGGATGCCTTTTTAACCAGACAGGAAACAGCGAAGGGGGAATGAGGTTATGGATGGAACGTTTGTACCTTGTATTGCAATCACAGATCCTGGAGCTATTTGAAGCAGGAAAAGTGAAGGAGGTAACGATAGAACGGGTTTCATTAAAGAAGTGGTATCCCGTTTTTCAGATAGACGATGAACAGCTGGGCCAGATCGCATGTTCCATTAGGGTTAACAAAGAGCATGAGCTACGAACCTGGGCTGATTTAAGGCTACTGGCAGAGTTTTTGAAAGATAAGTGTGGCGTTGAAGAATGCCGGTTAAATCTGCAATCAACAGAAGATAGTGAGTAAGGAGAAAGTATGACCACGTTGTTTAAGAAGTATGGCCCTGCGGTAGTTATGGGCGTTTTGTCCATTGCCCTGCCGCAAATTGCGCTGGCCGCTGGCACCGATACTGGTGAATCAACCGCTACATCAATCCAGACGTGGTTGAGCACATGGATTCCAATTGGTTGTGCTATTGCGATCATGGTTAGTTGCTTTATGTGGATGCTTCACGTAATCCCAGCCAGCTTTATTCCTCGTATCGTAATCTCGCTGATTGGTATTGGTTCTGCATCATTTCTGGTTTCCCTGACGGGCGTAGGAAGCTGAACAACGCGAAAAGGGGGGACTTTTGTCCCCCAAAGTGAGGACTACAAAGATGTTCGTTGACGGGAAAAGACCGCTTTTCAAAGGTGCGACTCGCTTACCTCGCGCGCTGGGTGTACCACGTAATGTAGCTATGATGATATTCATGATTTCTGCCTCGCTTTTTATGATTATTCATATGTGGGCGATTCTGGTGTTCGTCTTTTTGTGGATTCCTTCAGCTGCATTAACAAAATATGACGACCGCATGTTTCGAATTATGGGCCTGTGGTTGAAAACCAAATTCAGTAATTGGTTTGATTCTCCGTTTAAGCAGTGGGGAGGATCGTCTTATTCCTCTGTTGACTACAAACGTAAGGGTTTAAAATAATGAGAGCTGCCACCGCTACGAAGCCAAAAAAAATTGATGCCTACCGTAAGGAGCCATCAGTAAATAAAAAGTATTTGCCCTATTCTTATCACCTCAATGATTACGTGATTTCGATGGAAAACGGCGATCTGATGGCTTTTTTCAAGCTGGATGGCCGCACACATGACTGCGCATCAGATCGGGAACTGGTCACCTGGCATAAAGACCTTAATACGCTGGTCAAGAGCTTCGGAACAGACCATGTAGAGCTGTGGACGCATGAATATCACCATGAGGCTAAAGAGTACCCGGATGGTGAGTATGACCATTTTTTCCCTGCTTATGTTGATCAATATAACCGTAAGCTGCACGGTGATTCCAAGCAGCTGATTAATGACCTTTATCTGACCGTTATTTACAAACAGGTAGGGGATAAAACACAGAAGTTTCTGGCGAAATTTGAAAAGCCGACTCGTGACGAAATTCAGCAAATGCAGAATGAGGCGCTTGAAGGTCTGGAAGATATTTCTGAACAAATCCTGGAAGCAATGAAGCCGTATGGCATTCAGCAGTTGGGTATCTATTATCGTGACAAACGCGGTGTTGAAATTCCTGCGCCTGATAAAAAAGAACGTGAAGAACTTGCTGAAGTCGATGAATCAGACATTTTTGACGAAGCCATTGTTATCGAACGCAACGAGCCTGAACCTTCGCAGGCTCACGCTTATTCAAAAGCGCTGGAGTTCCTTTATTTCCTCGCAAATATGGAATGGGCCATCGTGCCTGTTTGCCGTGATCGTATCCGTGAGTACATCATGGACAACCGCCCTGTTAGCTCCCTGTGGGGGGATGTTGTCCAGATCAGAACGGTAGATCACAACTTCTATACCACCGGCATTGAATTTCGTGAATACGAAGAAGATACAGAGCCAGGCCAGCTTAACATGCTTAAAGAAGCCGATTTTGAATACCTTCTGACGCAGAGTTTTTCTTGCCTCTCTGAATCTTCAGCTAAAACGTTTCTGACGCATCAGGAAAAATCTTTGCAGGAAACGCGCGACCGTGCGCAAAGCCAGCTGGCACAGCTTGGTACTGCGCTCGATATGCTGACGTCCAGAGAGTTCGTGATGGGCTACCATCATGGAACCGTGCATGTCTGGGATAATGACCAAAACGCGGTACAGCGCAAAGCGCGTCGTGTGAAGGTTATGCTAACCGGCTGTGGCGTGGTTGGCGGGACTATCAGCCTGGCCTCTGAGGCTGCATATTATGCGAGACTGCCTGGCAACCAGAAATGGGCGCCGCGCCCGGTTCCGATAAACTCATGGAACTTCCTGCACTTCAGCCCGTTCCACAATTTTATGCGTGGCAAGCCTGACAATAACCCGTGGGGGCCAGCGCTGACCATGTTCCGCACGATCAGCGGTACGCCACTCTATTTTAATTTCCATGTGACCCCGCTTGAAGAACTTTCCTACGGTAAACGCCCGCTGGGCCATGCGTTAATAACGGGTATGTCGGGGGAAGGTAAAACCACGCTGCTTAACTTCCTGCTGGCGCAGTCAATGAAGTACAACCCGCGGCTTTTTGTTTATGACCGTGACCGCGGTATGGAGCCGTTCATTCGAAGCGTTGGTGGCTACTATAAAGTTCTGCAACAGGGTATGCCGTCCGGGTTTGCCCCGCTTCAGATTGAACCGACCAAACGCAATATTGCCCTCATTAAAAACCTGTTCCGCATTTGTGTGGAAACCACCAATAACGGGCCTATCAGCGCAACGATGGCTACCGAACTGGCTGAAGGCGTTGATGCGGTTATGGGGGAAGGCTCACTTATTCCACGCGAGGCGCGCACCGTTACTATCCTGGACGGGTACGTGAATGAAGTTGTGGAAAATGGCGTATCACTGAAAGGGCTGCTGCGCGAATGGACGCGCGAAGGCCAGTATGGCTGGCTGTTTGACAATGATAAAGACAGCCTGGATCTCAGCGCGAATGATATTTTTGGCTTCGATTTATCCGAGTTTATCGCAGCCAAAGAGGAAGTATCCAGCCCGGCCCGTACTCCGCTCATGATGTACCTTCTGTACCGGGTACGTGACTCCATCGACGGCAAACGCCGCGTCATTCAGTGCTTTGACGAGTTCCACGCCTACCTTGACGATCCGGTTATCGAGCGTGAAGTTAAGCGTGGTATCAAAACTGACCGTAAGAAAGACGCTATCTATGTGTTTGCCACGCAGGAGCCGAACGATGCGCTGTCCAGCCGTATTGGCCGCACGATCATGTCGCAGACCGTCACAAAAATCTGCCTGCGCGATCCGGAAGCTATCCGAGAGGATTATGCCTTCCTTACTGATGCTGAATACGACGCGCTGATGTCGATTACCGAACACTCCAGACAGTTCCTGGTTAAACAAGGGCAACAGTCTGCGATTGCTTCTTTCAATCTCTACCCTCGCAACAGCGACGATATTGATGCAGATATTAAGACAATGGACAACGTTCTTAGCGTGTTGTCCGGTGAACCACAAAACGCCGAAATTGCGCATGAGCTGGTTGAACGGCTCGGTAATGACCCTGAAGTATGGCTCAAAGAATACTGGCGCCTGACGGCTTAACAACGAGGCAAAACACCATGAAAAAAACACTGACGGCAGTATTGCTGACCACCGGCCTGATTCTGGGAGGCGCGCAAAGCGCTTCCGCAGGCATCATCGTGACCAACCCTACTGAGCTGGCTAAACAGGTCGAGCAGCTTCAGCAAATGGCGCAGCAGCTGGAGCAGCTTAAAAGCCAGCTGCAAACGCAGAAAAATATGTATGAGTCGATGGCAAAGACAACCAACCTGGGCGATCTGCTGGGGACGTCTACCAGCACGCTGGCAAATAATTTGCCGGACAACTGGAAGGAGATCTACAGCGACGCCATGAACTCCAGTTCTTCCGTCACGCCTTCAGTTAACAGCATGATGGGCCAGTTTAATGCGGAAGTTGACGACATGACGCCCAGCGAAGCAATTACCTACATGAACAAAAAGCTGGCTGAAAAAGGCGCTTATGACCGCGTTATGGCAGAAAAAGCCTACAACAACCAGATGCAGGAACTAACCGATATGCAGGAGCTGACGGAGCAGATTAAAACGACTCCAGACCTGAAATCGATTGCTGACTTACAGGCCCGTATCCAGACGTCACAGGGTGCTATTCAGGGTGAGCAGGCGAAGCTGAATCTGATGAACATGTTGCAGCAGTCACAGGACAAGCTATTACGTGCGCAGAAAGAACGTGCCACCCACAATTTTGTTTTTGGAACCGGCGGGGACGTTACCGCGTCACCTTCAATTAACTGAGGTAATTATGAAAAAACTACTGCTTGTTATCCCTTTCCTCCTGGTGGCCTGCGATGCCTCGCATGACGTGGAGTGGTACAAAAAACATGAGAAAGAGCGCAAGGCAACAATTCAGGAATGCAAGAAAGACGCGGATGAACTTCAGAAACCTGATTGCAAAAACGCGCGCGAAGCCGATCGTCAGCTGTTTGTGTTCGGCAAAAAAGACGGCGAAATCAATTCACCGAAAATTTAGGAGTAAGGAGGCAATATGGCATTCACCCTAGTCGCAGACATTTTCGCAAAAGTAGACGGGGCGATTACGTCAATGGTGAGCGCCAATGTTGCCACCATTATCTCTGATGTAACGCCTCTGATTGCCACCTGTCTGACAATCAAGCTGATGGTTCAGGGGATGTACTCAGCGTTTAATCCGGGGGCGGGCGACAGCCTGAGTTCGCTGATTAAAGAGTATCTTTCCATAGCCCTTATCCTGAGCTTTGCAACGGCGGGCGGCTGGTATCAACAGGAACTGGTCAACGTGGCGCTTCACCTGCCGGATGATTTTGCCGGGATACTGTCTGCCCCTAATAAAGTCGGTGCAAGTGGCGTACCGGCGATTATTGATAGCGGTATTGAAAAAGGTATCAAGATCGTCAACACCGCATGGGAAGCCGCAGACGTGTTTTCATCGAGCGGCCTGGCCGCGTATGCCATTGGCGGCATTATGATGATTGCTACCGTTGTGCTGGGCGGCCTCGGTGCGGGCTTTGTGATCATGGCTAAGATCCTTCTGGCCGTTACGCTTTGTTTTGGCCCGATTGCAATCTTCTGCCTGCTGTGGGGAGCGACAAAAAACATCTTTGCTCGCTGGCTGGCGTCGGTCATTAACTATGGCCTTGTCGTCGTCATTCTTGCGCTCGTGTTTGGTTTCATCATGCAGATGTTCGACAACCTCCTGTCCTCGATGAACTCTGATGCCGCTTACTCATCAATCACTGGTTCTATCTCCGCCTTATTACTGACGGTCATTTCCGTTTTCGTTCTGTTCCAGATTCCGCAAATTGCCGCCAGCTGGGGTAGCGGTATCAGCGCCGGAGTTGCTGACGCCGCACGCTCTACGGGTTCTTCCATGCAGGCGCTTGGCAATATGGGCAGCCACGGCATGTTTGGCGGTAATGCGTTCAGAGGCGGTAACAGTGGCGGCGGCCAGCAATCGGCAGGTGGAGGAAGTGGCAGCAACAGCGGAGGAAGCAGTGGTTCTAATTTAAGTGGTAAGGCAAGGGGCAGTCGCGGGAAGAAGGCTGCATAAAATTAAAACAAAAGTCGTTGAAATTGCAATTTCGGCGACTTATTATAATTAGTACGTTCAACAACCGATAATGGATGCCGTAATGCGCAGCTTATTGCTTATGGGAGTTCTTCTGATTAGCGCCTGTTCCAGCGGGCATAAACCGCCACCGGAGCCGGACTGGAGCAACACCGTTCCAGTAAACAAAACAATCCCGGTTGATACGCAAGGTGGTGCAAATGAAAGCTAATAAAAAAACAGGGCTTACACGTGAAGCCATTAAAGAGTTCAACGAAAGCCGTAAAGGGCTTGAAGTTGATCTGATGGATGAAGTGCTGAAGTCCCGGCGTACCGCCTGGATGGTTGCCACCGGTTCAGCGGTGGTAACTGTTTTTGCACTCTCTTTAGTTGGTTACGTGGTGCATAAGTACAGCCAGCCAATCCCCGCACATCTGCTAACGCTCAACGAGGCCACTCACGAAGTACAGCAGGTCAAGCTGACCCGCGACCAGACCTCTTATGGTGACGAAATTGATAAGTTCTGGCTGACACAATATGTCATTCACCGTGAGAGCTATGACTTCTATTCAGTTCAGGTCGACTATACGGCCGTTGGCTTAATGTCCACGCCGAACGTGGCAGAGTCTTACCAGAGCAAGTTCAAGGGCCGCAACGGTCTTGATAAGGTTCTGGGCGACAGTGAAACGACCCGCGTGAAGATTAACTCTGTGATCCTCGATAAACCGCACGGCGTAGCAACGATACGCTTTACTACGGTTCGCCGCGTGCGCAGCAATCCCGTTGATGATCAGCCGCAGCGCTGGATTGCCATTATGGGGTATGAATATAAATCGCTGGCGATGAATGCTGAGCAGCGTTATGTCAACCCGCTGGGTTTCCGCGTGACGAGTTATCGCGTCAACCCTGAAGTTAACTGAGGGCTGCCCCATGAAAAAACTACTTCTTTCAGCAGTCGTTTTGTCAGTCCTGGGAGGCGCGGCCACTAACGTTATGGCGCTTGAGGTTGGCCGCAATTCTCCTTATGACTATCGCATTAAAAGCGTTGTTTATAACCCTGTTAATGTGGTCAAAATTGACGCTATCGCCGGTGTGGCTACCCACATTGTTGTCGCGCCTGACGAAACCTATATCACTCATGCTTTTGGCGATTCTGAAAGCTGGACGTTTGCGCACAAAATGAACCATTTTTTTGTGAAGCCGAAACAGGCCATGAGTGATACCAACCTGGTGATCGTCACCGATAAGCGCACCTATAACATCGTCCTCCATTTCATCGGTGAAGAAACGAAGAAAAATGCAGACGGTACGGTATCAAAATCCTTTATTGAAACGCCGTGGGCTGTGCGCCAGGCCGTTCTTCAGCTGACCTATGAATATCCGTTTGAGCAGCAGGAAAAAGCCAAAAGCGCGGCTGATAAAAAACGCATTACGCAGAAGCTGAAGCAGACGGCTTTTGCGGGGGCGAAGAACTATCAGTACGTAATGAGCGAACAGCCTGAAATGCGCAGCATCCAGCCGGTTCACGTCTGGGATAACTACCGCTTTACCCGGTTTGAGTTTCCGGCCAATGCGGAGTTACCGCAGGTCTACATGATCTCGGCCAGTGGCAAAGAAACGCTGCCTAACTCTCATGTTGTGGGTGAGAACCGCAACATCATCGAGGTGGAAACCGTCGCTAAAGAGTGGCGTATTCGTCTGGGCGATAAAGTCGTTGGCGTTCGTAATAATAATTTCGCACCGGGCGCCGGTGCGGTAGCAACCGGTACGGCTTCCCCGGATGTGCGCAGGGTTCAAATTGGGGAGGATAACTGATGGCCCGTAAAAGTGTCGATGTAGATCAGGAACTCGATGAAAACACCGGAGACGGTGAATTTGAAAGCGAGCGTGGCGGATTTAAAGGCAGTAACCGCCGTTCGGCTCCTGGTATGAAAGCCTTTGTCATACTGATGGCGCTGCTTGCTTTGGTATTCATCGGGATTACGGTCATGGGTAAAATTCGCACCCCGGCTAAAGCTGAAGCTGATAAAGACGGTGGTAAAGCGCAACAGGCCAATACACTGCCAAACTACAGCTTTAACAGCGATCCTGATGTTAATAAACCTGCAACTGCGCAGAATAGCGCCACTGATGCCCGTGCTGTGCAGGCTGCCGCACAGGCAGATGCAGATGCGGGCAGCAGCAATACCGCCGCGCGTACCTCTAATAAGCGTAAAGAACCTTCGCCTGAAGAACTGGCTATGCAGCGTCGTCTGGGCGGCGAGCTGGCCCAGACTAATCAGGCGGCTACAAGCAATAGTCCCGGAGTGCAGCCCCAGGACAACGAAACAAGCGAAGGTAGTTCAGCACTCGCTAAAAACCTGACTCCTGCAAGGCTGAAGGCTAGCCGCGCTGGAGTCATGGCTAATCCCAGCCTGACTGTTCCGAAAGGCAAAATGATCCCCTGTGGTACCGGCACCGAGCTGGATACCACTGTTCCGGGTCAGGTTTCCTGCCGGGTTTCACAGGACGTTTACTCAGCTGATGGACTCGTTAGGCTGATTGATAAAGGCTCATGGGTTGACGGGCAGATTACCGGTGGTATCAAAGACGGCCAGGCGCGCGTGTTTGTTCTCTGGGAGCGTATCCGCAATGACCAGGACGGGACAATCGTTAATATTGACAGTGCCGGAACGAACTCACTCGGCAGCGCGGGGATTCCGGGCCAGGTGGATACCCATATGTGGGAGCGTCTGCGTGGTGCGATCATGATTTCGTTGTTCTCTGACACCTTAACGGCGCTGGTTAACCAGACGCAGAGTAATAACATTCAGTACAACAGCACAGAAAACAGCGGTGAGCAGCTGGCGTCTGAAGCACTTCGCTCTTACATGTCTATCCCCCCTACCCTCTACGATCAGCAGGGTGATGCGGTGAGCATTTTTGTTGCCCGCGACCTCGATTTCAGCGGCGTTTATACGCTCGCAGACAACTAAAAAAGTGGGCGCTTAGCGCCCGCTTTTCTTCAGGAGTAATCATGACTGATGCAGCTTTCTATCAACTTGGCCCACTGCGCGAGTATTTAGAAGATCCTACTGTTTTTGAAATTCGCATTAACTGCTTTCAGGAAGTTATCTGTGATACGTTCAGCGGCCGCAGGGTTGTGCAGAACGCGGCAATTACGGCAGATTTTATTAGGAACCTTGCTAAATCGTTGGTGAGCAGCAACAAGCTGACCATGCAGGCCATTAATGACGTGATCCTGCCTGGCGGGATCAGGGGCGTTATCTGTCTGCCCCCTGCGGTGATTGACGGTACAACGGCCGTAGCGTTTCGTAAGGATTTGGCGGCCGATAAAAATCTGGAGCAGCTGACCAGCGAGGGGATTTTCAGTGACTGCCGGAAGATTACCGGCAGCAAGCAAAGCCTAACGGATGATGATTTTTTCCTTAAAGAGCTGCACAGCAGCGAAAAATGGCCCGCATTCCTGCAAACCGCCGTTGAGAAGAAACGCACTATCGTGATCTGCGGTGAAACCGGGTCGGGGAAAACGGTACTCACGCGCGCGCTGTTAAAATCGCTACATAAAGACGAGCGTGTAATTATTTTAGAGGACGTTCACGAAGTCACGGTCGATCACGTTGTAGAAGCCGTTTATATGATGTACGGCGATGCAGGAAAGATCGGCCGCGTCAGCGCCACTGATGCCCTGCGAGCCTGTATGCGTCTGACACCGGGCCGTATCATCATGACTGAGCTTAGGGATGATGCTGCGTGGGATTATCTTAAAGCACTTAATACCGGCCATCCAGGCGGTGTTATGTCAACGCACGCTAACTCTGCGCGCGATGCCTTTAACCGTATTGGGCTGCTTATCAAGGCGACCCCTATCGGCCGTATGCTCGATATGAGCGATATTATGCGAATGCTCTACTCCACCATTGACGTTGTGGTGCATATGGAAAAGCGGAAAATCAAAGAAATTTATTTTGACCCTGAATATAAAATGCAGTGTGTGAACGGGAGCCTGTAATGAAAAACTTAGCAACCTGGCTTCTGGCCGCAGCATTTACGACAGCCGCCCTGCCCGCCTTTGCGGTGGAACCATCCGTTCAGGTTGGCTACTCGCCTGAAGGAAGCGCCCGCGTTCTCGTC is drawn from Leclercia adecarboxylata and contains these coding sequences:
- a CDS encoding restriction endonuclease; the protein is MIPFPTTENLILWACSAIALLAVVFFRRSVRHRRHKRKQQSARRVLERIKTLPGFPQKINYLRKIDPFVFEELLLEGFEAHGFRTIRNKRYTGDGGIDGQVIIGKYRYLIQAKRYRGHIALQHVQEFEKLLKRHNCRGLFCHTGKTGAGSKSVSIASERMEIISGQRLIDLLTPGSSFTIATAPQTMMKRTAATLETSTIVKDAGKENRYHES
- a CDS encoding TrbM/KikA/MpfK family conjugal transfer protein, producing the protein MKKLLIPLIAAGSLLYIPASHAEDPCKVIMCMAGKLTGDSGGSECNSAEAAFFNIVKKNKHGFLPNHTKDARKAFLNECPDNGEGGSNQSMISQIISKYGKVRL
- a CDS encoding H-NS family nucleoid-associated regulatory protein, which gives rise to MLVPLKSEKRPKGEPVYRDPDNPFNTWTGIGKRPAWLTAKLDAGISLEAMKMQGVANPREHRPAKYRDPRNAENTWSGTGRRPTWLKELLDSGLSLDDLKI
- a CDS encoding lytic transglycosylase domain-containing protein, whose protein sequence is MSKHPKLLVLALACLACAGRASAAPASDEVARLAQRCAPDVSPLTMAYIVGHESSNGPYRININGSIQLKQQPRTEAEAVSVAKVLLKDNKSFDMGLAQINSNNLVGLGLSVDDIFKPCINLRASQTILKACYDSALKSYPAGQVALRHALSCYNTGSLTNGISNGYVTKVINVARQSTDLKIPTLLPDGQTSEDSTATEPQQAKSTAPQYDGEQDVFGSGDGDAFSRNNTDAFLTRQETAKGE
- the korA gene encoding transcriptional repressor KorA yields the protein MERLYLVLQSQILELFEAGKVKEVTIERVSLKKWYPVFQIDDEQLGQIACSIRVNKEHELRTWADLRLLAEFLKDKCGVEECRLNLQSTEDSE
- a CDS encoding VirB3 family type IV secretion system protein; its protein translation is MFVDGKRPLFKGATRLPRALGVPRNVAMMIFMISASLFMIIHMWAILVFVFLWIPSAALTKYDDRMFRIMGLWLKTKFSNWFDSPFKQWGGSSYSSVDYKRKGLK
- a CDS encoding VirB4 family type IV secretion/conjugal transfer ATPase, with translation MRAATATKPKKIDAYRKEPSVNKKYLPYSYHLNDYVISMENGDLMAFFKLDGRTHDCASDRELVTWHKDLNTLVKSFGTDHVELWTHEYHHEAKEYPDGEYDHFFPAYVDQYNRKLHGDSKQLINDLYLTVIYKQVGDKTQKFLAKFEKPTRDEIQQMQNEALEGLEDISEQILEAMKPYGIQQLGIYYRDKRGVEIPAPDKKEREELAEVDESDIFDEAIVIERNEPEPSQAHAYSKALEFLYFLANMEWAIVPVCRDRIREYIMDNRPVSSLWGDVVQIRTVDHNFYTTGIEFREYEEDTEPGQLNMLKEADFEYLLTQSFSCLSESSAKTFLTHQEKSLQETRDRAQSQLAQLGTALDMLTSREFVMGYHHGTVHVWDNDQNAVQRKARRVKVMLTGCGVVGGTISLASEAAYYARLPGNQKWAPRPVPINSWNFLHFSPFHNFMRGKPDNNPWGPALTMFRTISGTPLYFNFHVTPLEELSYGKRPLGHALITGMSGEGKTTLLNFLLAQSMKYNPRLFVYDRDRGMEPFIRSVGGYYKVLQQGMPSGFAPLQIEPTKRNIALIKNLFRICVETTNNGPISATMATELAEGVDAVMGEGSLIPREARTVTILDGYVNEVVENGVSLKGLLREWTREGQYGWLFDNDKDSLDLSANDIFGFDLSEFIAAKEEVSSPARTPLMMYLLYRVRDSIDGKRRVIQCFDEFHAYLDDPVIEREVKRGIKTDRKKDAIYVFATQEPNDALSSRIGRTIMSQTVTKICLRDPEAIREDYAFLTDAEYDALMSITEHSRQFLVKQGQQSAIASFNLYPRNSDDIDADIKTMDNVLSVLSGEPQNAEIAHELVERLGNDPEVWLKEYWRLTA
- a CDS encoding type IV secretion system protein, which produces MKKTLTAVLLTTGLILGGAQSASAGIIVTNPTELAKQVEQLQQMAQQLEQLKSQLQTQKNMYESMAKTTNLGDLLGTSTSTLANNLPDNWKEIYSDAMNSSSSVTPSVNSMMGQFNAEVDDMTPSEAITYMNKKLAEKGAYDRVMAEKAYNNQMQELTDMQELTEQIKTTPDLKSIADLQARIQTSQGAIQGEQAKLNLMNMLQQSQDKLLRAQKERATHNFVFGTGGDVTASPSIN